CCGGCGACATCAGGACTATTTGACCACACGCTCGTACCATGATATTGCGCTGGTGAAGCTAAAGTACCCGATCATCCTATCGAAACACATCCGGCCAGCCTGTCTGTGGGAGACGGAGGAGCGCAACAGTACGCGCTACATTGCGACCGGGTTCGGGTATAACGAAACGTTCGGCACTACACTGTCCACCGTGATGATGAAGGTGAATCTGGACGAGTTTCCGGTCAGTGATTGTAAGCACAGTTTTAAGGGCCATCTAAAGTTTCGTCAGGGTGTTCATGATGGACAGTTGTGCGTCGGTAGCATCGTCGAGGGTCGTGATACCTGCCAGGGCGATTCGGGTGGACCGCTGCAGTTGGTGACCAACCCGAGGTCCTGCTCGTTTGCGGTGGTTGGCATCACGTCCATTGGGAGGGTTTGTGGCATTGGCAATGCGAAGGCGATCTACACGAAGGTATCACATTATGTTGACTGGATAGAAGACAACGTGTGGGGTGTTAATGCGATGTGAGAGTGGTAAATAAAAATGTCACCACAATACTATCGCACGGTAGAAATATCATTCAGGTTGCTCCAAGTGTTGTGTCGGTAAGAACTTATTTTTCATAACATAATACGACATAGCGATTCAGATAAAATACATAAGGCGAAACTCATCCCGGAAAATCATGATAAAATAGAACATATAACAGAATatgaaaatggttttgagAACAGATATGTGAAACAGATAAAAAACTCCTCTGATTCAACTTCTATAAATAGAATAAGCATTACAATCATGTCATCATGTCGCTGCCAAATACGTCCTGGAACGTTATCCGGTTTCTTGGAAGCAAAGCTTATGAAAAAAACGTCTTAAATTCTAGTATTTTAGCACATTATTCT
This is a stretch of genomic DNA from Anopheles merus strain MAF chromosome 2R, AmerM5.1, whole genome shotgun sequence. It encodes these proteins:
- the LOC121588333 gene encoding serine protease snake-like, which translates into the protein MSGKTMSIWMVQCVVLVLVLGRWDYIAQGQRLTTRKCEEYRNIVVNRTSLVPLTINSKPIRFEVYNCTNVVQLIVGGEQAKYGEFPHHALLGYPRKDGEKGYDFLCGGTLISDQHILTAAHCFNDGDPVIVRVGEYDTKSESNDEYDSDILSIRRHQDYLTTRSYHDIALVKLKYPIILSKHIRPACLWETEERNSTRYIATGFGYNETFGTTLSTVMMKVNLDEFPVSDCKHSFKGHLKFRQGVHDGQLCVGSIVEGRDTCQGDSGGPLQLVTNPRSCSFAVVGITSIGRVCGIGNAKAIYTKVSHYVDWIEDNVWGVNAM